A stretch of Sulfuricurvum sp. DNA encodes these proteins:
- the acpP gene encoding acyl carrier protein, translated as MALLEDIKEVVVEQLSVNPDEVKADSKFVEDLGADSLDVVELVMALEEKFDIEIPDDEAEKIQTVQDVINYIEGKK; from the coding sequence ATGGCACTTTTGGAAGACATTAAAGAAGTAGTGGTTGAGCAATTAAGCGTTAACCCAGACGAAGTAAAAGCGGATTCAAAATTCGTAGAAGATCTCGGTGCAGACAGCCTTGACGTTGTTGAATTGGTAATGGCTCTTGAAGAGAAATTCGATATCGAAATTCCTGATGATGAAGCAGAAAAAATCCAAACAGTTCAAGATGTAATTAATTACATCGAAGGTAAAAAATAA
- a CDS encoding beta-ketoacyl-ACP synthase II — protein sequence MKRIVVTGMGMINAVGHDKESAFKAICDGECGIDIITIFDASTQSAQIAGEVKGFNPESVMDAREVKKADRFIHLGIKAAQEAMADANFPEDFDKERFGISAASGIGGLPSIEKNSIILAEKGPRRISPFFIPGALVNMLGGFVTIDHGLQGPNLSCVTACAAGTHGISEAAKTIMTGGADQMLVVAAESAISGVGVGGFASMKALSTRNDDPKHASRPFDAERDGFVMGEGAAALVLEEYDAAVARGAHIYAELIGFGESGDANHITTPSLEGPLRAMKAALRMAGNPKVDYVNAHGTSTPTNDKNETAALKIAFGGKENCPPISSTKGQTGHCLGAAGGIEAVVSIMAMRDGIIPPTINFEHPDENCDLDIVPNQARKAELNIVMSNSFGFGGTNGVVIFKKI from the coding sequence GTGAAACGAATAGTAGTAACCGGTATGGGAATGATTAACGCAGTTGGTCATGATAAAGAGAGTGCATTTAAAGCAATCTGTGACGGTGAATGTGGTATCGACATCATTACAATTTTCGATGCATCGACTCAAAGTGCCCAAATAGCTGGTGAAGTAAAAGGGTTTAATCCAGAATCGGTTATGGATGCACGTGAAGTGAAAAAAGCGGACCGTTTCATCCATCTTGGAATCAAAGCGGCGCAAGAAGCAATGGCAGATGCCAATTTTCCGGAAGATTTTGATAAAGAGCGTTTTGGTATTAGTGCCGCATCGGGTATCGGCGGGCTCCCTTCAATCGAGAAAAATTCTATTATTTTGGCAGAAAAAGGACCTCGTCGTATCTCTCCATTTTTTATTCCGGGGGCATTGGTTAATATGCTTGGCGGATTCGTAACCATCGATCATGGTTTGCAAGGACCAAATCTTTCGTGTGTTACAGCGTGTGCGGCAGGAACGCATGGTATCAGCGAAGCAGCAAAAACCATTATGACCGGTGGAGCAGATCAAATGCTCGTCGTTGCGGCAGAATCAGCGATTAGCGGTGTGGGTGTCGGCGGGTTTGCCTCAATGAAAGCATTGAGTACCCGTAATGATGATCCAAAACACGCGTCACGCCCGTTTGATGCAGAGCGCGACGGATTTGTTATGGGTGAAGGGGCTGCGGCATTGGTGCTCGAAGAGTATGATGCGGCAGTGGCACGCGGTGCTCATATCTATGCAGAACTTATCGGTTTTGGAGAGAGCGGCGATGCAAATCATATCACTACTCCAAGTCTTGAAGGGCCTCTTCGTGCTATGAAAGCGGCACTTCGTATGGCAGGAAATCCAAAAGTCGATTACGTTAATGCCCATGGAACCAGTACACCTACGAATGATAAAAATGAGACAGCAGCCCTTAAAATTGCATTTGGAGGCAAAGAGAACTGTCCTCCGATCAGCTCGACCAAAGGGCAAACTGGACATTGTCTTGGAGCAGCCGGCGGTATCGAAGCGGTGGTGAGTATTATGGCAATGCGTGATGGTATTATCCCTCCAACCATCAACTTTGAGCATCCGGATGAAAACTGTGATTTGGATATTGTTCCAAATCAAGCGCGTAAAGCGGAGCTTAATATCGTTATGTCTAACTCCTTTGGATTTGGCGGCACCAATGGTGTTGTTATTTTCAAGAAAATCTAA